A DNA window from Armatimonadota bacterium contains the following coding sequences:
- a CDS encoding MarR family transcriptional regulator, with product MAIAETVPVVMRFLRCQMRAVAADLGSIPQFRTLVFLRHHRGASLADLAEHLGVTPPTASVLVERLVRRGLVHRAADPRERRRVVLELTSAGTRLVERAWRVTRARLRQKLASLPPARVEQLREAMRILEEVFRSGDG from the coding sequence GTGGCCATCGCGGAGACGGTGCCCGTGGTGATGCGGTTCCTGCGATGCCAGATGCGGGCCGTGGCCGCGGACCTGGGGTCTATTCCCCAGTTCCGCACCCTCGTCTTCCTCCGCCACCACCGGGGTGCCTCCCTGGCAGACCTCGCGGAGCACCTGGGCGTGACCCCGCCCACGGCCTCGGTCCTGGTGGAACGGTTGGTGCGGCGGGGGCTGGTGCACCGGGCCGCGGATCCCCGGGAGCGGCGTCGGGTGGTTCTGGAACTCACGTCTGCGGGCACACGCCTCGTGGAACGGGCCTGGCGGGTCACCCGGGCGCGGCTGCGGCAGAAGCTCGCCTCCCTTCCCCCCGCCCGGGTGGAGCAGCTGCGGGAAGCCATGCGCATCCTCGAGGAGGTCTTCCGAAGTGGCGACGGCTGA
- a CDS encoding ATP-binding cassette domain-containing protein: MATGRDGPAAVETVGLTRRFGDLVAVDRLDLTVPARIVFGLLGPNGAGKSTTVKMLTTLLEPTSGEARVAGWDVVWEAHQVRRCIGYVPQLLSADGLLTGYENLLISAKLYGIPRKERGQRVEEALRFMGLWEAAHVLVRNYSGGMIRRLEIAQAMLHRPQVLFLDEPTVGLDPVARRAVWAYIRELRDRFGTTVVLTTHDMEEADELCDLVAILHRGRLAALGTPADLKARVGGEATLDDVFAHFTGGAITEGGTFRDVVRTRRTARRLG; the protein is encoded by the coding sequence ATGGCGACGGGCCGGGACGGGCCAGCCGCGGTGGAGACCGTGGGTCTCACCCGGCGGTTCGGCGATCTCGTGGCGGTGGACCGTCTGGATCTCACCGTTCCCGCACGGATCGTCTTCGGGCTCTTGGGGCCCAACGGGGCCGGGAAGTCCACCACGGTGAAGATGCTCACCACCCTTCTCGAGCCCACCTCGGGGGAGGCCCGGGTGGCAGGATGGGACGTGGTGTGGGAGGCCCACCAGGTCCGCCGCTGCATCGGGTACGTGCCGCAGCTGTTGTCCGCGGACGGGCTCCTGACCGGCTACGAGAACCTGCTCATCTCCGCCAAACTGTACGGGATCCCCAGAAAGGAGCGCGGGCAGCGGGTGGAGGAGGCCCTGCGCTTCATGGGGCTATGGGAGGCCGCGCACGTGCTCGTGCGCAACTACTCCGGGGGCATGATCCGGCGGCTGGAGATCGCGCAGGCCATGCTCCACCGCCCGCAGGTCCTGTTCCTCGACGAGCCCACGGTGGGACTGGATCCCGTGGCCCGGCGGGCGGTGTGGGCGTACATCCGGGAGCTGCGGGACCGGTTCGGCACCACGGTGGTCCTCACCACCCACGACATGGAGGAGGCGGACGAGCTGTGCGATCTCGTGGCCATCCTTCACCGGGGCCGGCTCGCGGCCCTGGGAACGCCCGCGGACCTCAAGGCCCGGGTGGGTGGCGAGGCCACCCTGGACGACGTGTTCGCCCACTTCACGGGGGGCGCCATTACGGAAGGAGGAACGTTCCGGGATGTCGTCCGTACGCGTCGCACCGCGCGCCGGCTCGGCTGA
- a CDS encoding ABC transporter permease, which produces MRGTLVVVEAEVRKLAHDPAELLTRAVQPILWLVVFGGVFARVRGIPTGSVGYREFLTPGVLAQSGLFIAIFYGIAIIWERDLGVLHKYLVSPVPRGALVLGKALSAGLRGLSQAVVVYLVALLLGVHLRVGWDTLLGVPVFVTLGSAVFATFSLLVACLVKTRERLMGIGQLVTMPLFFASNAIYPLELMPTWLRGISSINPLTYQVDALRALMLPTGHTQFGLGVDLAVQVVALSLLATVAARLYPRVAV; this is translated from the coding sequence GTGCGTGGGACGCTTGTGGTGGTGGAGGCGGAGGTGCGCAAGCTCGCGCACGACCCCGCAGAGCTCCTCACCCGTGCGGTCCAGCCCATCCTGTGGCTCGTGGTGTTCGGCGGGGTCTTCGCCCGGGTGCGGGGGATCCCTACGGGGTCCGTGGGCTATCGGGAGTTCCTCACTCCCGGGGTCCTCGCCCAGAGCGGGCTGTTCATCGCCATCTTCTACGGGATCGCCATCATCTGGGAGCGGGATCTAGGAGTCCTGCACAAGTACCTGGTGAGCCCTGTCCCCCGGGGCGCCCTGGTGCTCGGGAAAGCCCTCTCCGCGGGTCTGCGGGGACTCTCCCAGGCGGTGGTGGTGTACCTCGTTGCGCTCCTGTTGGGTGTACACCTGCGGGTTGGGTGGGACACCCTGCTCGGGGTGCCCGTCTTCGTCACCCTGGGATCCGCGGTGTTCGCCACCTTCTCCCTGCTGGTGGCGTGTCTGGTGAAGACCCGGGAGCGACTCATGGGAATTGGGCAGCTGGTGACCATGCCCCTGTTTTTCGCCAGCAACGCCATCTATCCCCTGGAACTCATGCCCACCTGGCTACGGGGCATCTCCTCCATCAACCCCCTCACCTACCAGGTGGACGCTCTGCGGGCTCTCATGCTCCCCACGGGGCATACCCAGTTCGGACTGGGGGTGGATCTCGCGGTCCAGGTGGTGGCCCTGAGCCTGCTGGCCACCGTGGCCGCGCGGCTGTACCCCCGCGTGGCCGTGTAG
- a CDS encoding RidA family protein — protein MKEVIHTDAAPRAIGPYSQAVRAGGFVFVSGQIPLDPETGELITGDVRVQTRRVLLNIAAILEAAGTSLEKVVRTTIYLKDLNDFNAVNEEYMNFFRDARPARTTVQVARLPRDAAVEMDVIALA, from the coding sequence GTGAAGGAGGTGATCCACACGGACGCGGCCCCCCGTGCCATCGGTCCGTACTCCCAGGCGGTGCGGGCGGGCGGATTCGTCTTCGTCTCCGGCCAGATCCCCCTGGACCCCGAGACCGGGGAGCTCATCACGGGGGACGTGCGGGTGCAGACCCGGCGGGTGCTGCTGAACATTGCGGCCATCCTGGAGGCCGCAGGCACCTCCCTGGAGAAGGTGGTGCGCACCACCATCTACCTCAAGGACTTGAACGATTTCAACGCGGTGAACGAGGAGTACATGAACTTTTTCCGGGACGCGCGGCCCGCCCGCACCACGGTGCAGGTGGCGCGGCTGCCGCGGGATGCCGCGGTGGAGATGGACGTGATCGCCCTGGCCTGA
- a CDS encoding ABC transporter permease: MSTRRLMSIVRKEATQLLRDRRTLGIMITLPIIQLVLYGYLTNEVLHQPTAVWDQCACAESRTLVRAFENTRYFTVRWWVRSLWEMERRLDRGQAKIGIVIPPDYARRLRAGEAAQVLVVVDASDATSARVVLSVASGVGARLSQDLTVQMLRRRGQRPPGQPVEVRTRAWYNPDLRSQVFIVPGILGAILQFTTTFLTIGVIVRERELGTFEQLVVTPIRPAELMLGKILPLVALGYINLTFILGLAWVWFGVAVKGSLALLYVLTLAFFFSSLGLGTLISTVSRTFTQAAQLAQLILLPSILLSGFLFPRESLPVALQWVGLVVPLTYYLTVIRGILVKGVGIEALWPSILALVALGVVVFAAAIVRFQKRLD; encoded by the coding sequence ATGAGCACCCGGCGCCTGATGAGCATCGTCCGCAAGGAGGCCACCCAGCTCCTGCGGGACCGGCGCACCCTGGGCATCATGATCACCCTGCCCATCATCCAGCTCGTTCTCTACGGATACCTCACCAACGAGGTCCTCCACCAGCCTACCGCGGTATGGGACCAGTGTGCGTGTGCGGAGAGCCGCACGCTCGTGCGGGCCTTTGAGAACACCCGGTACTTCACGGTGCGGTGGTGGGTGCGGAGTCTGTGGGAGATGGAGCGCCGGCTGGACCGGGGACAGGCCAAAATCGGCATCGTGATTCCCCCGGACTACGCCCGCCGTCTCCGGGCCGGGGAAGCGGCGCAGGTGCTGGTGGTGGTGGACGCCTCGGACGCCACGAGCGCCCGGGTGGTGCTCTCCGTGGCGAGCGGCGTGGGTGCGCGTCTGTCGCAGGATCTCACCGTGCAGATGCTGCGGCGCCGGGGCCAGCGGCCGCCTGGGCAACCCGTGGAGGTACGCACCCGAGCCTGGTACAACCCGGACCTCCGTAGCCAGGTGTTCATCGTGCCGGGGATCCTGGGGGCCATCCTGCAGTTCACCACCACCTTCCTCACCATCGGGGTCATCGTGCGGGAGCGGGAGCTGGGGACCTTCGAGCAGCTGGTGGTGACCCCCATCCGACCCGCGGAGCTCATGCTGGGGAAGATCCTCCCGCTTGTGGCCTTGGGCTACATCAACCTCACCTTCATTCTGGGTCTTGCCTGGGTGTGGTTCGGAGTCGCCGTGAAGGGGAGCTTGGCGCTTCTGTACGTGCTCACTCTGGCCTTCTTCTTCTCCAGCCTGGGCCTGGGTACCCTCATCTCCACCGTCTCCCGGACCTTCACCCAGGCGGCCCAGCTGGCACAACTCATCCTCCTCCCGAGCATCCTCCTCTCCGGCTTTCTCTTCCCCCGGGAATCCCTGCCCGTGGCCCTGCAGTGGGTGGGGCTTGTGGTCCCGCTCACCTACTACCTCACCGTGATCCGCGGGATCCTCGTGAAGGGGGTTGGGATAGAAGCCCTGTGGCCTTCCATCCTGGCCCTGGTGGCGTTGGGGGTTGTGGTGTTCGCCGCGGCGATTGTACGGTTCCAGAAGAGGCTCGACTGA
- a CDS encoding ABC transporter ATP-binding protein translates to MTEMAIRAENLTRVFDGLVAVDHVSFEIPRGRKWGFLGPNGAGKSTTIRMLCGILSPTEGTAWVLGRDVRREAEAIRARIGYMTQRFSLYRDLTVRENLEFYGGVYGLWGAELRRRVEGWLEHAGLGARQHDLVAALPGGLRQRLALGCAVLHRPEVLFLDEPTAGVDPLSRRQFWDLIDRFSEEETTVIVTTHYMDEAEHCDELAFIYNGRLIARGTPEEIKRTRMPGVVLEIRTDRLMEALAACERHPLVREAALYGSGIHAIVEDATVAPRILQDLREVGFAVESVEPVLPSLEDVFVALVEAG, encoded by the coding sequence ATGACGGAGATGGCGATCCGGGCGGAAAACCTCACCCGGGTCTTCGACGGGCTTGTGGCCGTGGACCACGTCTCCTTCGAGATCCCCCGGGGCCGGAAGTGGGGGTTTCTGGGCCCCAACGGCGCGGGGAAGTCCACCACCATCCGCATGCTGTGCGGGATCCTGAGCCCCACGGAGGGGACCGCCTGGGTCCTGGGCCGGGACGTGCGGCGGGAGGCGGAGGCCATCCGGGCCCGCATCGGCTACATGACCCAGCGGTTCAGCCTCTACAGGGACCTCACCGTGCGGGAAAACCTGGAGTTCTACGGTGGGGTGTACGGGCTGTGGGGGGCGGAGCTGCGCCGACGGGTGGAGGGGTGGCTGGAGCACGCGGGGCTTGGGGCCCGCCAGCACGACCTCGTAGCCGCGCTCCCGGGTGGGCTGCGCCAGCGGCTTGCCCTCGGGTGCGCGGTGCTGCACCGGCCGGAGGTGCTGTTTCTGGACGAGCCCACAGCCGGCGTGGATCCCCTTTCCCGCCGGCAGTTCTGGGATCTCATCGACCGGTTTTCCGAAGAGGAGACCACGGTGATCGTCACCACCCACTACATGGACGAGGCGGAGCACTGCGATGAGCTGGCCTTCATCTACAACGGTCGCCTCATCGCCCGGGGAACTCCGGAGGAGATCAAGCGCACCCGTATGCCGGGCGTGGTCCTGGAGATCCGAACCGACCGCCTCATGGAGGCCCTGGCGGCCTGCGAGCGGCATCCCCTGGTGCGGGAGGCGGCGCTCTACGGATCCGGCATCCACGCCATCGTGGAGGACGCCACGGTGGCTCCTCGGATCCTGCAGGACCTGCGGGAGGTTGGATTCGCGGTGGAGTCCGTGGAACCCGTGCTGCCGAGCCTGGAGGACGTGTTCGTGGCCCTGGTGGAGGCCGGATGA
- a CDS encoding ABC transporter ATP-binding protein, whose translation MRPAITCRGLGRVFGTLRAVEGVDLEVQRGEIFVLVGPDGAGKTTLLRLLCGALEPTSGEVRVVGLDVVREGEAVRARIGYMPQQFSLYGDLTVWENLRLYGDLYGVPPARFRERAEHLLVAFGLWEARDRVALALSGGMRQKLALACTLVHEPEVLLLDEPTTGVDPLSRRQFWRILYALNRQGITVFLSTTYLDEADRASRVGLLHRGRLLAYDDPATLRAQLRGTVVEVVAAPRSEAKAVLREHPLVRSLEVFGDRFHVQIGSEADLHTLRRVLEEAGVTVHGLRAVRPSLEDVFVARLRP comes from the coding sequence ATGAGGCCTGCCATCACGTGCCGGGGACTGGGGCGCGTCTTCGGTACCCTCCGGGCCGTGGAGGGGGTGGATCTGGAGGTCCAGCGGGGCGAGATCTTTGTCCTCGTGGGGCCGGACGGTGCGGGCAAGACCACCCTCCTCCGCCTCCTGTGCGGGGCCCTGGAGCCCACCTCCGGGGAGGTCCGGGTGGTGGGGCTGGACGTGGTGCGGGAGGGGGAGGCGGTACGGGCCCGCATCGGCTACATGCCTCAGCAGTTCAGCCTCTACGGGGACCTCACCGTGTGGGAGAACCTGCGGCTGTACGGGGACCTCTATGGGGTTCCGCCCGCCCGCTTTCGGGAGCGCGCGGAGCACCTCCTGGTGGCCTTCGGCCTGTGGGAGGCCCGCGACCGGGTCGCGCTGGCCCTCTCGGGCGGCATGCGGCAGAAGCTCGCCCTCGCCTGCACCCTGGTGCATGAGCCGGAAGTCCTGCTCCTGGACGAGCCCACCACGGGCGTGGACCCCCTCTCCCGTCGGCAGTTCTGGCGTATCCTGTACGCCCTCAACCGCCAGGGGATCACGGTGTTCCTGAGCACCACCTACCTGGACGAAGCGGACCGGGCCTCCCGGGTGGGGCTTCTGCACCGGGGGAGGCTGTTGGCCTATGACGATCCCGCCACCCTGCGTGCACAGCTGCGCGGAACGGTGGTAGAGGTGGTGGCCGCTCCCCGCTCCGAGGCAAAGGCGGTGCTGCGGGAGCATCCCCTCGTGCGCAGCCTGGAGGTCTTCGGAGACCGGTTCCACGTGCAGATCGGCTCCGAAGCCGATCTGCACACCCTGCGGAGGGTCCTGGAGGAGGCCGGGGTTACGGTACACGGACTGCGGGCGGTGCGGCCGAGTCTGGAAGACGTGTTCGTGGCGCGGTTGCGGCCATGA
- a CDS encoding efflux RND transporter periplasmic adaptor subunit: protein MRQRAREVEAARAAVDQARAAVRLAEVTRWQAVLRAPQSGVVLARLVEVGELVSPGAPILTIADLNRPYLRVFVPEADLGRVRLGQPVEVRVDAYPDRVFWGRVVEIANRAEYTPGNVQTREERTQLVFAVRIALENPDWILKPGLPADAIIRFRP, encoded by the coding sequence GTGCGCCAGCGGGCCCGGGAGGTGGAGGCAGCTCGGGCCGCGGTGGATCAGGCCCGGGCCGCGGTGCGCCTGGCGGAGGTGACCCGATGGCAGGCGGTGCTGCGTGCGCCGCAATCCGGCGTGGTCCTGGCACGCCTCGTGGAGGTGGGCGAGCTCGTAAGCCCCGGGGCTCCGATTCTCACCATCGCAGACCTTAACCGTCCTTACCTCCGGGTGTTCGTGCCGGAAGCGGATCTGGGCCGTGTGCGGCTGGGCCAACCCGTGGAGGTCCGGGTGGACGCCTATCCGGATCGGGTCTTCTGGGGCCGGGTGGTGGAGATCGCAAACCGTGCGGAGTACACACCCGGAAACGTCCAGACCCGGGAGGAACGTACCCAGCTCGTGTTCGCGGTGAGGATCGCGCTCGAAAACCCCGACTGGATCCTCAAACCCGGACTTCCCGCGGACGCCATCATCCGCTTCCGGCCATGA
- a CDS encoding efflux RND transporter permease subunit, translating to MWLTRLAIRRPVLVLMAWVALGVIGLRLLWAMPVELLPNIEFPVVSILTVYPGAGPQEVETSVTKPLEDAVGTVSGVREIQATSQEGLSLVVVQFQLGTDLHAATAAVREKVDAVRAQLPRDVLAPVVQRFSVSAFPILSLSLASPTRSPRQLRELVDDRLKPRLEQIGGVANVEAIGGQTREIEVAVDRDRLQAYGLSLAQFTASLAQENLNVPAGILEEGRRAYAVRVLGELPSLQEMRDLRLGLPGGGSVRLGDVAEVTDGVAERTQLSRVDGRESVTLLVRKTADANTIAVADAVKRELERIRAEFPDLQVTVASDLSTFTREAVNDVFLALLLGVVLASIIVFFFLHDAVNTFIVFLAIPTSLLSSFVVIAGLGFTLNFFTMLGLSLAIGILVDDSIVVLENIHRHLERGELPAEAAYNGRSEIGLAAVAITLVDVVVFVPLALSGGIFGQLLRPFGLTVATVTLFSLFAAFTLTPMLAARWLRRRTAYEEASSGWTVRLFGPLDRFYAWLDGRYRSLLQWALSHRGWVVLLGVLSVVCVFPLASRLGFEFVPSVDQGVFTVRMELPAGTNLETTEAAAQRVEAVLRRVPEVEAVITNVGTAGQQNQTGPHFAQLLVRLREDRRRTDREIVAQLQRDPEANRIPGARVVYAVGNVAGPVSPVEIRVRGEDLDLLAQTADRIADRLRGVPGIRDVDVSVRLGRPELQVHIDRQRASELGLSAAAIAGILRNAVEGNTEVKFRAGEKEIPVRVRMVRDGRPLWPEDLPDVLLVTVGGRPVYVRDVARVEPGAGPTRIDRRNRQRVVSVTANLEPGSFAGNVNQAAARAIADIRPAGVTVEFGGQAEQIAEAGGTFLFSLVLGVVLVYILLAALFESTFMPFAIMLALPLAWVGGILALLLTGKSLSMVSAIGFILLTGLVMKNSILLVDYTNTLRARGLPRTEAVLEAGPTRLRPVLMTTLSVILGSLPVALEFGKGSELRSPLAWVVIGGLVWSTLLTLVVIPVTYTLLDDLRGWVAVRSLRPTPKVAAHPEEAGR from the coding sequence ATGTGGCTCACGCGCCTTGCGATCCGCAGACCCGTTCTTGTCCTCATGGCCTGGGTGGCGCTCGGCGTCATCGGCCTTCGCCTGCTGTGGGCCATGCCCGTGGAGCTGTTGCCCAACATCGAGTTCCCCGTGGTCTCCATCCTGACCGTTTACCCGGGAGCCGGACCCCAGGAGGTGGAGACCTCGGTCACCAAACCCCTAGAGGACGCGGTCGGCACGGTCTCGGGGGTGCGGGAGATCCAGGCCACCAGCCAAGAGGGCTTGTCCCTGGTGGTGGTGCAGTTCCAGCTCGGCACAGACCTCCACGCGGCCACTGCGGCGGTGCGGGAGAAGGTGGATGCGGTGCGCGCGCAGCTCCCGAGGGATGTGCTTGCGCCCGTGGTCCAGCGGTTCAGCGTCTCCGCCTTTCCCATCCTCTCCCTCTCCCTTGCGAGCCCCACCCGCTCGCCCCGACAGCTGCGGGAACTGGTGGACGACCGCCTCAAGCCCCGGCTGGAGCAGATCGGCGGGGTGGCGAACGTGGAGGCGATCGGCGGGCAGACCCGGGAGATCGAGGTGGCGGTGGACCGGGATCGGCTCCAGGCTTACGGCCTGAGCCTCGCGCAGTTCACCGCCTCCCTGGCTCAGGAAAACCTGAACGTCCCTGCGGGCATCCTGGAAGAGGGACGGCGGGCGTACGCGGTACGGGTCCTGGGGGAGTTACCCTCCCTGCAGGAGATGCGCGACCTGCGGCTGGGGCTGCCCGGAGGCGGATCCGTACGGCTCGGGGATGTGGCGGAGGTTACGGACGGGGTCGCGGAGCGCACGCAGCTGAGCCGGGTGGATGGCCGGGAGAGCGTCACGCTCCTGGTGCGGAAGACCGCGGATGCCAACACCATCGCGGTGGCGGACGCGGTGAAGCGGGAGCTGGAGCGGATCCGGGCGGAGTTCCCGGACCTGCAGGTGACCGTTGCCAGCGATCTCTCCACCTTCACCCGGGAGGCGGTGAACGACGTCTTCCTGGCCTTGCTGCTCGGCGTCGTGCTCGCCTCCATCATCGTGTTCTTCTTCCTGCACGACGCGGTGAATACCTTCATCGTGTTCCTCGCCATCCCCACCTCGCTGCTCTCGAGTTTCGTGGTGATCGCGGGTCTGGGGTTCACCCTGAACTTCTTCACCATGCTGGGCCTGTCGCTGGCCATCGGGATCCTCGTGGACGACTCCATCGTGGTCCTGGAGAACATCCACCGGCACCTGGAGCGGGGGGAGCTGCCGGCGGAGGCCGCCTACAACGGCCGCAGCGAGATCGGGCTCGCGGCCGTGGCCATCACCCTGGTGGACGTGGTGGTGTTCGTCCCCCTTGCCCTTTCCGGGGGGATCTTCGGGCAGCTGCTACGGCCCTTCGGCCTTACCGTGGCCACGGTGACGTTGTTCAGCCTCTTCGCCGCCTTCACCCTCACCCCCATGCTGGCCGCCCGGTGGCTGCGGCGCCGCACCGCCTATGAGGAGGCGTCCTCCGGATGGACCGTGCGGCTGTTCGGGCCCTTGGACCGGTTCTACGCGTGGCTCGACGGGCGATACCGATCCCTGCTCCAGTGGGCCCTGTCGCACCGGGGCTGGGTGGTGTTGTTGGGCGTGCTCTCCGTGGTGTGCGTCTTCCCGCTCGCGTCGCGGCTGGGCTTCGAGTTCGTGCCCTCCGTGGACCAGGGTGTGTTCACCGTGCGGATGGAACTCCCGGCAGGAACGAACCTGGAGACCACGGAGGCCGCGGCCCAGCGCGTGGAGGCGGTGCTGCGCCGGGTTCCGGAGGTGGAGGCGGTCATCACCAACGTGGGCACCGCCGGGCAACAGAACCAAACCGGACCTCACTTCGCGCAGCTCCTCGTGCGCCTGCGGGAGGACCGCAGGCGCACGGATCGGGAGATCGTAGCGCAGCTCCAGCGGGATCCCGAGGCGAACCGGATTCCCGGGGCCCGGGTGGTGTACGCGGTGGGCAATGTAGCCGGTCCCGTCTCGCCCGTGGAGATCCGGGTGCGGGGAGAAGACCTGGATCTGCTGGCCCAGACCGCGGACCGGATCGCGGACCGGCTGCGTGGGGTCCCCGGGATCCGGGATGTGGATGTGAGCGTGCGGCTGGGCCGGCCGGAGCTTCAGGTGCACATCGACCGGCAGCGGGCCAGCGAGCTCGGCCTCAGCGCCGCGGCCATCGCGGGGATCCTGCGCAACGCCGTGGAGGGGAACACGGAGGTGAAGTTCCGTGCGGGGGAGAAGGAGATCCCGGTCCGGGTGCGCATGGTCCGGGACGGTCGGCCGCTCTGGCCCGAGGATCTCCCGGACGTCCTCCTCGTCACCGTGGGGGGGCGTCCCGTGTACGTGCGGGACGTGGCCCGCGTCGAACCGGGAGCCGGTCCCACGCGCATTGACCGGCGGAACCGGCAGCGGGTGGTCTCCGTGACCGCGAACCTGGAGCCCGGATCCTTCGCGGGCAACGTGAACCAGGCCGCAGCCCGGGCCATCGCGGACATCCGGCCCGCGGGCGTGACGGTGGAGTTCGGCGGGCAGGCAGAGCAGATCGCGGAGGCGGGCGGGACGTTCCTCTTCTCCCTGGTGCTGGGCGTGGTGCTCGTGTACATCCTGCTGGCAGCCCTCTTCGAGAGCACCTTTATGCCGTTTGCCATCATGCTGGCCCTGCCCCTGGCGTGGGTGGGCGGGATCCTGGCGCTGCTGCTTACAGGGAAGTCCCTCTCCATGGTGAGCGCCATCGGCTTTATCCTGCTCACGGGCCTTGTGATGAAGAACTCCATCCTGCTCGTGGACTACACCAACACCCTGCGGGCGCGGGGGCTCCCGCGCACGGAGGCGGTGCTGGAAGCCGGGCCCACGCGGCTGCGGCCCGTACTCATGACCACCCTCTCCGTGATCCTCGGAAGCCTGCCCGTGGCCCTGGAGTTCGGCAAGGGTTCGGAGCTGCGCTCGCCCCTCGCGTGGGTCGTGATCGGAGGCCTGGTGTGGTCCACCCTCCTCACCCTGGTGGTCATCCCCGTCACCTACACCCTGCTGGACGACCTCCGGGGGTGGGTGGCCGTCCGGAGCCTCAGGCCCACCCCGAAGGTGGCCGCACACCCGGAGGAGGCGGGACGATGA
- a CDS encoding efflux RND transporter periplasmic adaptor subunit, whose protein sequence is MRRWVALGVVAVAAVLGASALARREPARPSSPTPEPGVAVGVMPARTGAVREGIRAAGSVAARRTVEMSSKIPGRVLAVFVREGDRVRRGQVLLRLDPSDTEAQLEQARAALRMALARIPQSESAVTLQQEATEAQIAQAQSQVRALEAQVRSAEANRSALEGSLRSLQANLAAAEASVRSAEANLERVRSDLARLETLYAAGAVSAQQVEAARTQQLGAQAALEASRAQRDALLAQMQTLTAQQAAAQAAVAQARSALEGARAALRAAQANREQVTVRRQDVVQARSAADQARAAVRLAEQQLQSTWIRSPLDGVVTQRSVDPEEWVAPGVPVLVIADLDRVHMNLEVSEREIHRVRKGQPVEVTVDAVPGRIFRGQVARWSEVASTRTRTFTVEVEFPNPDHVLRPGMFGRGTIVVAEARGAVLVPAEAVISTGGGSFVWVVEAGRARRRAVRVGLREEGRVQVLGLRPGERVVVLGQDRLRDGVPVLVRP, encoded by the coding sequence ATGCGGAGGTGGGTCGCGCTCGGCGTGGTGGCGGTGGCCGCGGTCCTCGGGGCTTCGGCCCTGGCCCGGCGGGAACCTGCCCGCCCCAGTTCTCCGACCCCGGAGCCCGGGGTGGCGGTGGGAGTGATGCCCGCCCGCACCGGGGCCGTACGGGAGGGAATCCGGGCTGCGGGTTCCGTGGCGGCGCGCAGGACCGTGGAGATGAGTTCGAAGATTCCCGGTCGGGTGCTTGCGGTCTTCGTGCGGGAAGGCGACAGGGTGCGGAGGGGGCAGGTGCTCCTCCGGCTGGACCCTTCGGACACGGAGGCCCAACTGGAGCAGGCTCGGGCGGCGCTGCGCATGGCGCTTGCCCGGATCCCGCAGTCAGAAAGCGCTGTAACCCTCCAGCAGGAGGCCACGGAGGCCCAGATCGCGCAGGCCCAGTCTCAGGTGCGGGCCCTGGAGGCCCAGGTCCGCAGCGCCGAGGCCAACCGGAGCGCCCTCGAGGGTAGCCTCCGGAGCCTTCAAGCGAACCTCGCGGCCGCGGAAGCGAGCGTGCGGTCCGCGGAGGCGAACCTGGAGCGGGTCCGGTCGGACCTCGCCCGACTGGAAACCCTCTATGCCGCGGGCGCGGTGAGTGCCCAACAGGTGGAGGCGGCCCGCACGCAGCAGCTGGGCGCCCAAGCTGCCCTGGAGGCCTCCAGGGCCCAACGGGACGCCCTCCTGGCCCAAATGCAGACCCTCACCGCGCAGCAGGCCGCCGCGCAGGCCGCGGTGGCCCAGGCCCGCTCGGCCCTGGAGGGAGCCCGGGCCGCCCTGCGGGCCGCGCAGGCGAACCGCGAGCAGGTCACCGTCCGTCGCCAGGACGTGGTTCAGGCCCGGTCGGCCGCGGATCAGGCCCGGGCCGCGGTGCGCCTGGCGGAGCAGCAGCTCCAGAGCACCTGGATCCGCTCCCCACTGGACGGTGTGGTGACCCAGCGGTCCGTGGATCCGGAGGAGTGGGTGGCTCCGGGAGTGCCGGTTCTGGTGATCGCGGACCTGGATCGGGTGCACATGAACCTCGAGGTCTCGGAGCGGGAGATCCATCGGGTGCGGAAGGGGCAGCCCGTGGAGGTCACGGTGGACGCCGTCCCGGGCAGGATCTTCCGCGGCCAGGTGGCCCGCTGGTCCGAGGTGGCCAGCACCCGTACCCGCACCTTCACCGTGGAGGTGGAGTTTCCCAACCCGGATCACGTGCTGCGGCCGGGCATGTTCGGTCGAGGCACCATCGTGGTGGCGGAGGCCCGAGGTGCGGTGCTGGTGCCCGCGGAGGCCGTGATCTCCACGGGCGGCGGGTCCTTCGTGTGGGTGGTGGAAGCGGGCCGGGCCCGGCGGAGGGCCGTGCGGGTGGGGCTGCGGGAGGAGGGGCGCGTCCAGGTCCTGGGACTGCGCCCTGGAGAGCGGGTGGTGGTGCTGGGGCAGGACCGGCTGCGGGACGGCGTGCCGGTCCTCGTACGGCCCTAG